tttttttccttttctaagtGAAGCTCGAGAGTCATCAACCATGGCCTCGACTCTTGCGGTGTCATCTGTGGGTGCACGGTTACTGCATCTACTGCGCATATTAGCACCGTTCACCACCCGACTTAGACCGACATACTCCTCTAAAATGGGTTTTACCCCGATGCATCTCGGGACCACTCTACTAGCAAGAAAGCTTCCAGAGCCACTTACTAAGACGATTTTGAACCATATCCTGCTTTGCTGGTTATGTTTGTTTGCAACCACTGCCCATTTGTTAAACACTTGAAGAAAGCTATTGTGAAGCTGACAAATTTTTACCTGAAGAAAGGACTTGTAGTGGTTGCAATATCTTCAAATTCTATAGCTACTCACCCACAGGATGGACCACAATTCATGGTAGAAGAAGCTAAGCTACTTAACTATCCTTTCCCATATTTATACGATGAGTCACAGGATGTTGCACGAGAATTTGTAGCAGTTTGCACACCAGAGTTTTTCCTATTTCAAAAGGATGGTCGAAGGCCATTTAAACTGGTATATCATGGTCAATTTGATGATTCCCGACCCAGTAATAATGTACCTGTTAGTGGAAGGGACTTGAGCAGAGCAATAGATTGTGTTCTCAGCAGCCAACCAATACCATCAGTTTAGAAACCTAGTGTTGGATGTAGCATAAAGTGGCATCCTGAGACAACTTTGTAATCTGTAATCAATTGGTTGAACTTCATGAAGACAAATTACAAAACAGTGTAGTGTTTCTATCTGGTATCAAAGCCTCTTATGTAATGGACGAACACTATTTTGATTAAGCATGTACTagtatttttcttccttctcttaaTCTTTTCAGTCTTTCCGTTTTTATCATTTTGGATTTCTTAAGGCAAGAAAGTCAAGGAATGCTGTAAGATTTgatattttgtatatgattatgtaaTATGAGCTTTGatcgtaatatttttcatttggatGACAGCcgttacttgaaaaaaaaaaaaaaaaaaaaaaaaaaaaaaagagtgaagcTCGAGTGCAAAgagtttttttccctttctaagTGAAGCTCAAGTGCAGTAATGGGGGAGGGAGAGACATTCGAAGGGAGGGAGAGCGAAATTGAGTGTACACAGGTTTAGATTTCATTTCTTGGAGTGCTTACGTGTTGTCCATCTATTGGCTAGATGTGAAATTGAATTTTAAACCAATCCGACTGGAAATTTTTCCCTTCTACTTTGTCCAGCTTTTGCACACTTTAACTTTGTTAAGTAACAGTAAAGAAGGGAGACAGATAATCCAAGTGGGGATGAGAACTGGCCTGGGACATTGGTTTCTGTTCTCTTAGGCAAACACAAAGCTTTAAgtacatgacatattgcacCAATCTAAGCCCATATATGCAAAGGAAGGAACcatgcaaaaaagaaatgagaggttTGGTTTGGCTCGCTTCCCTAAAACTAAGAAGccaaattattaataatgatcTCATCCTTTAAATATCTCTTGATCTCCTTCTTTACACGGGGCATTGCAGGTGTGACACGTACGTACTCTAAGCttcttgggatttttttttcttctctgttttgtCTAATCTAAATGCTATGTCAATGTCATGATAATAGACTGATGTTGAAGGCCAGCTTGTGATTTGCTTTAGTGCTTGACCTTGTGAGGCATATTGCATGGATTAGGTATTAATTTTCCTTGCTTTTTGAATCGATCATATATAGGTAGACACGCTGACCAACTTTCCGAAAGTGATGAAGATATATGATTTTGGAATGCATGCAATCCAATtgacattaaaatatttaaaatacttttaaatgatgacTTCTTGTACTAAACTCCTTTTCACTACCTTATCTCACCAATAATATTCTTTATGATTGGAGGTACAGTACCTACTACTTGCATTCTCAGATAAAGAGGAATCCAccgtgcatgcatgcacttcgctttttttttttttttttttttttttttttttttctcttctaacCAATAAGATCCCGTcctttttataagatatgagtgaaaacaaaaaaaaaacttatttttttcttctttatccaCTATTTTATTCTATTGTTATTGTTCTGAGATATTTTTCGAGACCAGTACCCCTCTTCTTGCATGCACTTTGCTTTTATTACAGCATGCATGATCTTCTACCAGAGAATTactccttaaaaaaataagattttagctcatataatatatatatatatatatatatatatatatatatcttatcttTTCAGAATAAAGAGGCATAAGAATCTCCAGATCATGATGCTGGATTTAGGTTTGCTTTGAGCTACTAGCTAGGACGGTCATGAAACAGCTAGGATAATTTATAGTACTACTTGCACATTTATTGTTCTGCTAATTCATTTTCATCTCCTATTTTTTAACACGATTAACCAAACTGTATGTGGAGGTGAAAGTAGACGTACCTCACTAGCTAGAAAATAATACATAGGAATAACCAGATTATCAAAAATACATATCCAGTTTCTTTTAGGACATTTTgatctcttattttaaattttcctggatatgttttaatttgttcttccctttttttcattttgccaTTACCAAGATGATATACTAAGTACCAGACCTTTTGATCTCTTCGATGTAGAGTAATACTTGCATGTAACTCTTAAGAGTGACTATTAGGCTATTTgatctcttcaaatatatatcatgtggtgccatgtgatttattaaaaaaataaataaaatatatccaaaacaaaaggatgaaaatacaaaaaaaagaagattgaaaTCTTAAGTTCTctgcatttgtatttttttttttaatttttaaataaacaaccTGACACCACGCACGTCAAGAGAATCATCTTACCGAtaaatttcatatcatctcTATAACCAAAATGAGGCCTAAGTAACATTATTTGTTAGAAAAAGATCCATtgggagtaaaaaaaaaaaaaaaaaaagttttattattcatcatctcacacaTCCGCTTCAAGTTAGGGATGACATGACTAATCAACCAATCTTAGGGTAAACGGTctcttcttctatttatttatgttcaactatttaattcttcttataatatatataattttactgtgaatatatatattatatagctgtagctatttttttttcactcatataactatctaatttaattcattaatccgaataatgaataaaaaaatgaagatgtgcatgcaattttttctctctctttttctataaagattagaaaaaaaaaagaataggaaaAAGTTTATGTTTCAACGAATACacaccacatttatttttatttatttttttaatttattttttaaaacaaattgaattttttttactcattatttatatactatatatttaataagaaaagaaatatagtATGTTGTATATgaagataatgagtagaatttaaaaaatatatatatattcagcttGTATTCTGACtgataatattcttttatcagCGAGTGTAATTACGTGAGAATGTGTGaatatcatttataaataattaatttgtcgTTTTCTTCCTCTGACCCAATATTTTCCCGTGATGTGTTTGTTTGGTCAGTaaatatgattaataataatttttttaaagtcagCCTGAGCCCAACTCAAGCATGCCTTTCAGGCATTTGTACCGTGTTCCCAGTACGGCCAAACACACTCCTAATAAGATGTACGACTTGGGAATTTTGTACATGTTCAAGCAaattttcaatgtatttttaGACCAATAGGAATAAATAAAAGCAACTcgagattaatttttttcttatcttagaTAATAT
This genomic interval from Juglans microcarpa x Juglans regia isolate MS1-56 chromosome 4D, Jm3101_v1.0, whole genome shotgun sequence contains the following:
- the LOC121260562 gene encoding uncharacterized protein LOC121260562 — translated: MFVCNHCPFVKHLKKAIVKLTNFYLKKGLVVVAISSNSIATHPQDGPQFMVEEAKLLNYPFPYLYDESQDVAREFVAVCTPEFFLFQKDGRRPFKLVYHGQFDDSRPSNNVPVSGRDLSRAIDCVLSSQPIPSV